A window of the Polaribacter sp. HaHaR_3_91 genome harbors these coding sequences:
- a CDS encoding sterol desaturase family protein, giving the protein MIFVLITLGVFLFMECVTWCTHKFVMHGFGWYLHADHHQPKYQGVFEKNDAYFIVFAIPSILLFYFGTYTEYTFLFFIGLGILFYGIAYFLVHDVLIHQRFKWFKHTNNRYLRGLRKAHKMHHKHLGKEEGECFGMLFVPFKYFKKPKL; this is encoded by the coding sequence ATGATTTTTGTACTAATTACTTTAGGTGTTTTTCTTTTTATGGAATGTGTTACTTGGTGTACGCATAAATTTGTGATGCATGGTTTTGGTTGGTATTTGCATGCAGATCATCATCAACCAAAATACCAAGGTGTATTCGAAAAAAACGATGCTTATTTTATTGTTTTTGCAATACCTAGTATTTTACTTTTTTACTTTGGTACGTATACTGAATACACGTTCTTGTTTTTTATTGGACTTGGAATTCTGTTTTACGGAATAGCCTACTTTTTAGTGCACGATGTTTTAATTCACCAGCGTTTTAAGTGGTTTAAGCATACTAATAACCGTTACTTAAGAGGTTTGAGAAAAGCGCATAAAATGCATCATAAACATTTAGGAAAAGAAGAAGGAGAGTGTTTTGGAATGTTATTTGTCCCTTTTAAATATTTTAAAAAACCTAAACTTTAG